Proteins from one bacterium genomic window:
- a CDS encoding flippase: protein MKLKKLFSNFTILFAGRVLSKGITFLVLIFLARMLGPRAYGYLEFTIGLLLFLALIVDMGSSTSAAREIAKDRNRISEIVSNIVVLRVFLSLGAYFVLVVWSFFYLENATLQRLIAVYGLTLLGGPGLLEYVFQGLDQMKWVAPVTVLRQAVFALGVVVFVRTPEQIWLIGVGACIAAISVVIYNLCVVRRLTGMIQIRLNFQSMTAFLSQAFPVGLSELTWFGMWYSAPILLGILTKGENVGLFGAAHRPVMTLYAFVVLYFYNLLPSLSRSSIESPFHFNKLLTHSIRLTCWSGLFLAFAVLIVGQDLLIYVFGYQYGGSVLPFKILIWTIPIALLSGHYRSVLIVLNSQRKEFAASACGAAVSLLLSLALIPKYHAIGSAIAILTAVVINGVLAYRMARAQSTELPSLRIVIKPLLACGIMFLTYMVARTFAMQAAVPAGIVLFVVSAILMNREIRTYSAGTLKRFLPRQAD, encoded by the coding sequence ATGAAGCTCAAAAAACTTTTTTCTAATTTTACGATTCTATTCGCAGGACGTGTTCTAAGCAAAGGAATCACTTTCCTGGTATTAATCTTTTTAGCTCGGATGCTGGGTCCTCGCGCTTATGGCTACCTTGAGTTTACGATTGGCCTTCTTTTGTTCCTTGCCCTGATTGTTGATATGGGTTCCAGCACTTCCGCCGCTCGGGAAATAGCCAAAGACAGGAATCGGATAAGCGAAATCGTTTCTAACATTGTCGTTTTGCGAGTTTTCCTTTCCTTAGGCGCTTACTTTGTTCTGGTCGTCTGGTCCTTTTTCTATCTTGAGAACGCAACGCTTCAGCGCCTGATCGCCGTATACGGGCTAACTCTTCTTGGGGGTCCAGGCTTATTGGAATATGTATTTCAGGGCCTGGATCAAATGAAGTGGGTCGCCCCGGTTACCGTGTTACGTCAGGCGGTGTTTGCTCTTGGAGTTGTTGTTTTTGTTCGAACTCCCGAACAAATCTGGTTGATCGGCGTGGGCGCCTGTATAGCTGCCATCAGTGTAGTTATCTATAACCTGTGTGTTGTGAGAAGGCTGACAGGCATGATTCAGATCCGATTGAATTTCCAATCCATGACGGCTTTCCTGTCTCAGGCTTTTCCGGTTGGATTGAGCGAGCTGACCTGGTTTGGTATGTGGTACTCTGCACCGATTCTTTTGGGAATTCTCACGAAAGGGGAAAACGTGGGTCTATTCGGAGCAGCGCACAGGCCGGTTATGACTCTCTACGCTTTTGTAGTTTTATATTTTTATAATCTTCTCCCTTCCTTATCCCGATCTTCCATCGAATCGCCTTTTCACTTCAATAAACTTCTAACTCATTCTATTCGGCTTACCTGTTGGAGCGGGCTTTTTCTGGCGTTCGCCGTGCTTATAGTGGGTCAAGATCTATTAATTTACGTTTTTGGGTATCAATATGGCGGATCGGTACTTCCCTTTAAAATTCTGATCTGGACCATTCCTATAGCTCTTCTCAGTGGCCATTACCGGTCCGTTCTAATTGTCTTGAATTCTCAACGGAAAGAATTTGCAGCTTCGGCTTGTGGCGCAGCGGTGAGTCTCCTGTTGAGCCTTGCTCTAATCCCAAAGTATCATGCTATCGGGTCCGCGATAGCGATTCTCACGGCTGTTGTGATCAACGGAGTTCTCGCTTACCGGATGGCTCGCGCGCAGAGTACTGAACTTCCTTCTTTAAGAATTGTCATTAAGCCACTTCTAGCTTGTGGAATCATGTTCCTGACGTATATGGTCGCTCGGACTTTCGCCATGCAAGCAGCAGTGCCGGCGGGAATAGTTCTCTTTGTTGTTTCGGCAATACTAATGAATCGTGAAATTCGGACCTATTCTGCCGGGACGTTGAAACGATTCTTACCACGGCAAGCTGATTAG